A stretch of DNA from Halorubrum sp. BOL3-1:
AGTCTTGTTTTCCGATGGAGCAAGAGCGGTAGCCGGTCTCGTAAGTCCCGGATAAACGGTTCCTGCCGCGCGTAGAGTGTGCCCCGTGGTGGTCGGCGTTCCGTTAACGGTCGGAGGCGATCTTTCCAGAGATCCGATCCGGTGAGGATCCGGACATCGAGTTGCTGGGCCAGCTTCCACGCGCCCGCGGTCACGTGGCGGGCGATCGCGAGGACGGGCATCGCTCTCGCGAGGGCGGCCCGGAGGGCGATCGCTTCGACGGCGTCACGCTGGACGGGCGTGGTATGCCAGTCTTTACACTCGACGACGAGGAAGTCCGTCGGATCACCACGGAACTCGTCGCGGCGTGCGATTACGTCGGTTTCGAGCCCGAAGAGCTGCTCGTTGCGAGCCGTGGTGTACCCCCACTCCTCGAGGGTGTCGGCGACTTCCGTCTCGAACCAGCGCCCGTTGGTTGGATCATGGTCCGGATCGGTCGTCTCGTCGGGCGTGCCGACGGTGTCGATTTGGTCTGTCAGATCGCGAGTGTGGTCACTCATCGGCTTGCTCCTCCACGATGGCGGCTGGTTCGGCGTCGACGGCTGCCTCTTCGAGGGCGGTGGCTATCCGTTTGGCTTCTGCTGGGGACAACACGGCGTAGATGACGTCACGGTCGTCGCCAAAGCTGAGCGTCACCCGCGTGTCATCGTCGACCGTGTCGACTTGGATGCTCCCGAGCGCCTCTGGCGGGCGATCACGTCTGATGACCGTCTCCAGATCGAGTGTAGGCTCGCTCATTGCTGGGGGCCTCCCTCAAGGTGGGTCGGCTGTGGCGTTGCGGCTGCTGTTGTTGGCGTAGTAGTCGGTGTCATTGTGTGGGTTTGGTGGTGCGGTTGGCAGTGGCTGTGCGGCTGTCGGCTGTCAGTGGATGTCATCGGAAGGGTGGTGTCGGTGGGTGCGGTGGCGATCAAAATGGGTGGACGTCTGTCCCGGCCAGCGCGGGAGTGCCACCGCATGTGCGTGAGTGTCGGATTGGTTGACCCAGTGGCGATGGGTGACTGTCGATGCATCGACGACGCGGTCGCGGGCTGGTCGCTATGGTACGGAAGCCACGCTGTTACCGGTGGTGTCCGCTGATCTGGTAGGACTGGCTCCGTCGTGGTCCACCGGCGATGGCCGTCCACCTGGACGGCGTGAACGCGGTCGAGAGCTTGGACGTCTTCCAGCCGGCGGTCATAGCTGCTCGCGGAGATATCGGCCTGCTCGATCAGCGTGGTCCGACCGAGCGGGCCATCGGCTCGGAGCAGGGTAGCGTACAGCTTGGTCGCTGTCGGCGTGAGCTCTGGTCGGAAGCGTTCGGGCGGCAGGATGGCTGCGGCGCGTTCGACGTCGGCCGGTGTCGGCGTTTGTGCCTCGGAGAGCGCCCGCAGGAGACTCACCACGACATCGTATGGACACGCCCGTCGGGTGGTCTCCGACGGGCCGAACGAGCGGAGACACAGCCGGACGAGCCGCTGTTTTTGACGGGCCGACCACTGGACATCGTGGGCCGTCGCGAGCTCGTCGACCACCCGTCGGATGGCCGGGTAGGTCGTGCCGTCGACGACGGGGATCTCGAGGGTGGGTGCGGCCTCAGTTCCGTCGGCGATCGCGTCTCGGACAGTGGTGAGTTCCTCGCTGAGGGCCGTGGTGATTGCGTCCTGGAGCGCCGTGGCCGTCGGGCCAGCGATGACCCACGACATCGTGAGATCGAGTTGTTCGTCGGACTCGACCTCGTAGGGGAGCCGCCGGCACAGCTTTGCGGGCCGGTCTTCGAACAGCAGCCGGTACCCTGAGTGGATCCCGTAGACGGACTGTTTGGGGACCGTCTTGGCGAGAAACTCACAGAGGTTCTGGAGGCGGGTTGTGGAGCGTGCGAGCGTGGCGGTATCTGGGACCCGAAGCGTGGTGGTAAGATCGATTCCGGCTGCGTGATACAGCTGGGTGGCCGACGCGATGAGCCCGTGGAGATCTCTGAAGAGCTCACTGCGGGCAGCGGTGGTGTCGTGCTCCGTGACCTCGGCGACACGGGCCAGGAGCCGATCCCGGACGGTCGTGATTCGCTCGCGCCACGCCTCGTACGTGGTCTCAGCGTCGCTACACCACCCAATTTGGCGGCCGCGACGCAGCTGGCGGCCGACAGCGTACTCGTGGGTGTCCTCGTTGAGGTGTTCGAACTCTCGGCCGAGCCGTTCTGGGGTGAGGATCTCGGCGAGTGCTTTTTCGCTCAGTAAGGCTCCCGCGAGACGTCCCAGGGTGGCTACGGGCCCGCCCCACTGGAGGACGACGAGCGTCTCTGTCTCGGTGTGGCTGAGGTACGCGACACGGCCGTCCTCGAAGGTCGAGGAGTGGTTGTCGACGAGAGTCACGGCGTCGTCGTGGGCAACCGTGGCGAATCGCTCGTGGAGCCGGCTGGCCGGAGTGTCGTCTGGGCCGGTGAGCCACTGGACGTAGTCCGCGTCTGTGTCCGGAGTGCCGGTCGAAGCGACCCACTCGTCTAGCGGTGTCGCCTCCGGGCCCCCCGTCCGCCGGGGAGACACTGTACTTGTAGCGTCGTGAGGGGTCGCGGTAAGACGCTCGTCGAGTCGGCGCTGATCCGGGTGGACGAGCTCGTAGTCGTCGTCGAGACACGATCTAACGGCCTGCTGGCCCAGATCGGTGAGCTGGACCGTATGTTGCTGGCCACGACGGTTGACAGTGACCAGCCCGCGTGTTTCGAGATCGAGGACGTACCGGCTGACGGTTCCGGCTGCGATATCGATCGCGTCGTCGGCGCTGAGGTCGTCATACCGGCGGGCGTGCGTTGTCGTGAGGGTGCCCAGCAGTCGGCGTTTCCCTGGTTCGGTGTCGAGATCACGGACAGCGTCCCAGGCGGCCTCGAGAGTCTGTTCGCGGCGGGTGGTGTGGGGAGACCGATCCCGGCTCGCAGTAAGACCGAGATAACACTCCGTCCAGTTGGGATACCGCCTCGACAGGTGGCGGTGGAGTGCGGGTGAGACGACGATGCGAACGTCGAACCCGGCGGCAAGCACGGCGATCGCCGCGAGTGCGCGGACGCCCGTGCGACGGTCGGCTACCTCGGTCCAAGCTTCGCCGTCCAACTGGAGGGTGAGCACGGTGGGCCGGGCGTCGAGTTCGCGATGGAGTGCAACTGGGCCCTTCGCGAGCGCGCCGAGGCTGGCGTTCACTGGGCCGCGGCCTGTGCCGATTGCGGTGACGGTCTCGGTGAGGTCCGCGTGGCGCTGGTGGTGGTACTGAGAGAGGATCTCGGTGTCCGTGTCGTAGGTGAGCGCACGCGCGGTGATCGCGCGGATGTACGCGACGGCTTCGGCGACGTCGTCGGTCCACGTGTTGTCTAGGTTTGGCCACTCCGGGTGGAGGCGGTTGAGGAGTTGTGAGCTCGCCCGCCACGGATCCTCGGTGGTGCTGTCGCGGATGGCGCGTTCGGTGTGCGGCGCGAGCTTGCCGAGGAGGTCCGGAAGCCATTCGGTCAGGCGGGGTGACACCGAGGGCAGGCTAATTCCGTCGGTAGGAACACCTGTAGGGCTGGCGAGCCGAACCTCTCGGCTAGGGGCCGCGGGCTGGCGGGAGCACATTAGTGATCACCAGGCAGTGGCGGTCTGGTGGATCACTGTGGCCCCTCGTGGGATGCGCCACCATCAGAGCGAGCGCGCTCGTGGACGGCACTGAGGAGTGAGGGTGGCTCCTCCGGTGGGGAGTGGGTTGGGTCCCGTGGGGTTGGGGCGTCCGCGTGGACGTGTGGGGTTGTACTCGTCGTGGGGCTCGTGACGACAGCGGTCGGATCCAGTAGGACGAACGTCGTCGATTGGGTGTGGGTGTTCGTACACATCCCAATGTGGCCCGTGAGGACGTACTCGCGAACACCGCGGGTGAAGACGGTCGGGTGTTCGTGGGTATCCGACCCGCACATAATGTAGCCGATCGCGTACGCGGGCTCGCCCGCAGCCCGGTAGGCGTAGGCGGTGATGTCGTCGCCCTCGTTGAGGGTGCGGCCACAGACTTGGCAGGCGAGATGGGTGTCCAGCGGGATGCGTGCGAGCTGCTGGCGATCTGGCAGTTCGTCGGCGAGGCGGGTCATTCTGATCCTCCCTCGCTGGTGGTGGTGAGCGTGCCAGCTTGCCACGCTTGCCGGGCGGAGAGTGCGCGTCGGGCCGATTCCGTAAGGTGGTATTTTTTCTGGCCGTCGGTGGTGACAAAGTCGCGTTCAGTGAGTGCTTCGAGTGCGTCGCAGACTTGGCTGTGGTTGATGCTCTCGGAATAGTAGTCGGTGAGTGCTTGGTGGAGTAGGTGACTCTCACAGGGGCCTGTCCGTGCGAGTACCCAGAGCAGGTCGCGGTGGATGGCTGAGAGTTCGGCGACCGAGTAGGTCGTGTCGGGGTTGGTGCGAGGGCTACTCATTGTTCCCCTCCGCGGTGTTCTCGTTAGTGCTGCGTGTCTCAGCGCATGTCGTACAGAGCGGGGCGTCTAGGGCAGCGTCGTACCCGTCGGCCTCGGTGGTACAGAGAGCACAGGTGGTACTATTCGATCCGTCAGTCGTCTCGCAGGGCTTAAGCCCCGCAGTTGCCAGGGTTAGCATGGTTCTGTGTTCGGGCACAGAACCCGTCCCGGCTGGGTGTTGGAGCACCGCAGCCGGGTTTTCTACACTTTCTCACGAGCCGAGAGTTCATCACTCGGGTTCCGTATAACAATGATTAGCCCCTGGTAACATATAAGTAACGGTGTGATTCTAAATGTGCTTTAGTTATTGTATAAGTGCTATCCGTCCGTAATATAGACTGTGATAGATAATATGTGCTCAATGAGGCATTCGGGTAAGTGGATGACTTCTGTTGATGATCGGATTTTGGAATATCTTCATGAAAATAAACCAACAACACCGACAAAAATGACTACAAAAGCTTCCCTACCCTACTCTCGACAGCACGTCGATAGAAGGTGTAAGAAACTGGATGAGGAGGGTCTTGTTGAAAGTTTAGGAAATGGGGTCTACATGATCACTGAAGATGGTGGGGCCTATCTCGAGGGTCGGTTAGACACAGAATCTTGGGAGTATATTGACAGAAAGAGTAACGAAACAGACTCCAATGATACTCTTGGAGACGCTGCCAACAAAAAAGATCGATAACAAACTCCGAACGTGGATAATTTTTCACTTACCGCAAACATCGAAAAATACCTCCTCGTCACGGATTAGTTTGTGAATATAGATGTGGAACATCTCTCGCTGAGAGGGATTATACGATCAGATCTGTTTCGGATGAATCTATGGTAGTTGGTGGGTTACTGTGTGATCAACTCGGATCCGTCTCGTGTACTCAGAGGATGTTCAAATGGTACTTAACCCTCGTGGATGACGATCTCCTCACTTACGGGTGAGACATATCCAAATCTGATAGTTATTCTCACCAAGCTCAACCGATTTTCCTAATTACTTCCGCGACACGGGTACCCAATGTCGGCCACCGGTGCTGTTCGTCAATATAAGAAACCGCGTCCTTACCCATTTGCTCTCGTCGTTCGGGATCCTCTAGAAGCATCTGAATCGCCTCTGCCACGGCGCCTGGATCGTTCGGTGCCACAACCCCACCATTGGATTCCTCCGAAACTCGTCGCAATTCCCGTATATCGCTTGCGACATACGGCGTACCGACCGCCATACTTTCTAAGAGCTTGTTGGGCCGTGCATAATCCAATTGGAAATCCTGTTGAAGTGGAACGATACTTAGTGCCGAATTCTGAAGCCGCCGGGCAACTTCCGATCGGTCGACAAATCCGGAGAATTGGATACGATCAGCGATGCCCAGCTCAGCGGCGAACGTCTCGAGTTCATTTCTCCGTTTTCCATCACCGACTAATTCCAGCGTGTACCGTTCGGGGAGCTGCTGAAACGCCTCGAGAAACGGTCGGAGAGCATGCGAATCACCCATGTTTCCGACGTAGAGAACACGGTTCGAATCCGTCGTTTTCGGTGCCGGCACAAACAGATCACTGTCGACTCCGAACGGAAGGAGAGTGAATTTCCCCCTCGAGACATCGAATTTGTCTACGTACGCTTGTGCCATCGTTTCCGTGATGACTGTAATGGCGTCGGATTTGGTGATTGCGAGCCATTCGAGTGTCCAGATATATCGATACGGGATAGTTCCCTCCTCAACATATCCCATATCTTCGGCGTTATCCAACCACAGATCGAAGATATCCACGATCCAAGCACATCCGAGAAGCTTCGCGACTGCGCCCGGGAGGAACGTCGTGTGCGGAGAAGAGACGGTGACGACGCTGTCGTATCTCCAGAAATTTACCAGTACGTACAGCGACGCAAACAGGGAGAATATCACATAATTCAGGATACGACCGAGGTTCGACTGATGCGCCCTACTGTCCTCTTTGGGCTGAAGCGTCCAGAGCCGAGTTACCGGGACCCCGTCGATCTCTTCACGTTTGATCGGGCGGTGTGTGTTCTCAAATTCTCCATATGGATACGCTGGCGGTGGACAGAGTACGCGACACTCCATCTTGTCGGGGAGTTCCGAGATAAGTCGCTGCCATCGATGGGCACCGCCCATCGATTCCGGCGGAAAAAAGTGAGAAATGACGAGTGTCTTAGTGCTCACTATTCTGAAAGCGGGTTCGTCGTCGACGCCGAGTCGCCGAAGCGGATCAGTTCGATCTGATTCTCGTCGATCCAGCTCCGTACTTCCTCGATCTCACTCGATGTCGTGTCGTGCGGAACGAGCTGTATTACCACATCCGGCTCCGCTCTCTCAAGCAACGCACGGAGGTCGTCGTCGTAGCCCATGCCGTCTACGTGGCGGTCGTAATGATCGATATCGTACCCATCGAGCAGCAGTGAGTCAACGATCGCCTGTGCCGGACTGTTCCGCTGATCGTAGGTGTTCGGTTTGTACGTCGCTCCGAGAGCGAGGATCTTCGGATTCTCGTAGCTAGCCACCGCACGTCGGATCTGTTTTGCGGTGACATCCGGCATTTTATCATTAATTCGACGGGCCGTGGTGATCAGGTTCGTGTGTTCTGGGTCAACCTCGTTGAGGAACCACGGATCGACGGGAAGACAGTGGCCTCCGACACCGATTCCCGGATTCAAGATGTCTACCCGCGGGTGATTGTTGGCCAGCCCGATGACGTGATTCATGTCGACACTCATGTCCTCCCCGATCAGCGCGAACTCGTTCGCGAGAGCGACGTTCACATCTCGGAAGGTGTTCTCCATGAGCTTACACAGCTCCGCGGAAACAAGGTCAGTGAAGTAGATGTCACCTTCCAAGAACGGCTCGTAGATCTTCGCCGCCCGATGAGCGCTTTCTGCGTCGATTCCACCGATCACGCGATCGTTCGTCACGATCTCTTCGAAGACGTTGCCGGGAAGGATGCGTTCCGGCGAGTGGGCGAGTTGGACATCGGTCCCGACCTCCAGTCCGGCATCCTCTAGGATCGGTACGATATGCTGTTCGCAGGTGAGCGGCGGGATCGTCGATTCGATATTTATCAGCTCGCCGCCCTCGATGTACGGCAATATCGACTCGACGGCCGCTTCGACGTAGGACAGGTCCGGGCTCTTCGACGGTTCTTGGAGAGGAGTTGGAACTGAGATGACAAATGCGTCGCCAGTCCGGGGCTCAGTGCTCGCTTCGAGGTTAGCTTGGACCGTCTCGTCTTCCAGCCGTGAGTGGAACTCACCACTCTCGAGTTTGAGGGAGGCGTCGTTGATCGCCTCCACGAGGTTCTCGTCGATATCGACCCCGTACACTTGCTTCCCTCGTTCGGCAAGCACCAGCGCGAGGGGGAGACCGACGAACCCTGTCCCGATAACGACGATCTCGTCGACCGGATCGACGTCGCTCGCCTGCTCCGAGATCGTCCTACTCGACATCGTAGTAGTCCCGCATCCACTCGATCGTCTTCGGGATACCTTCTTCGAGCGACATTTGCGGGTCGTGATCGAGATCGCGTTCTGCTCTTTCGACGCTTGCGCGTTTGTTCAGCGTATTGTGCTCTTCAGTACCGCGATATTCGACCTTCTCGTCGTCTTTTCCGAGGTAGTCGAGGATCAGGTCCGACAGTTCCTTGATACCGTGATACTCGGTGTTCGCGATGTTGTAGACTTCTCCCGCTATGAAGTTGTCGACGATGTTCGCGAGCGTGTTGACGGTGTCACCGACGTAGGTGAACGACCGGTGGTGATCCTCGTACACGTGATACGGTTCGTCGTGGAGCGCTCGATAGCAGAACTTGGCGACGACGCTCCGGTATTCGCTGTATTTCTCGCCCGGCCCGTAGGTGTTGAACAGGCGGACGCGAACCGTCTCGGTCCCGTGACGGTCCGCCGAGTTCATGATCTGTTGTTCGTTGACCCACTTCGAGATAGCGTAGTCGTTGAGCTGTCGAATG
This window harbors:
- a CDS encoding restriction endonuclease; translated protein: MSDHTRDLTDQIDTVGTPDETTDPDHDPTNGRWFETEVADTLEEWGYTTARNEQLFGLETDVIARRDEFRGDPTDFLVVECKDWHTTPVQRDAVEAIALRAALARAMPVLAIARHVTAGAWKLAQQLDVRILTGSDLWKDRLRPLTERRPPRGTLYARQEPFIRDLRDRLPLLLHRKTRLDIEAPVFNGSDRGPCYVPDREGNTTYVNARESEYDFR
- a CDS encoding plasmid replication protein RepH is translated as MCSRQPAAPSREVRLASPTGVPTDGISLPSVSPRLTEWLPDLLGKLAPHTERAIRDSTTEDPWRASSQLLNRLHPEWPNLDNTWTDDVAEAVAYIRAITARALTYDTDTEILSQYHHQRHADLTETVTAIGTGRGPVNASLGALAKGPVALHRELDARPTVLTLQLDGEAWTEVADRRTGVRALAAIAVLAAGFDVRIVVSPALHRHLSRRYPNWTECYLGLTASRDRSPHTTRREQTLEAAWDAVRDLDTEPGKRRLLGTLTTTHARRYDDLSADDAIDIAAGTVSRYVLDLETRGLVTVNRRGQQHTVQLTDLGQQAVRSCLDDDYELVHPDQRRLDERLTATPHDATSTVSPRRTGGPEATPLDEWVASTGTPDTDADYVQWLTGPDDTPASRLHERFATVAHDDAVTLVDNHSSTFEDGRVAYLSHTETETLVVLQWGGPVATLGRLAGALLSEKALAEILTPERLGREFEHLNEDTHEYAVGRQLRRGRQIGWCSDAETTYEAWRERITTVRDRLLARVAEVTEHDTTAARSELFRDLHGLIASATQLYHAAGIDLTTTLRVPDTATLARSTTRLQNLCEFLAKTVPKQSVYGIHSGYRLLFEDRPAKLCRRLPYEVESDEQLDLTMSWVIAGPTATALQDAITTALSEELTTVRDAIADGTEAAPTLEIPVVDGTTYPAIRRVVDELATAHDVQWSARQKQRLVRLCLRSFGPSETTRRACPYDVVVSLLRALSEAQTPTPADVERAAAILPPERFRPELTPTATKLYATLLRADGPLGRTTLIEQADISASSYDRRLEDVQALDRVHAVQVDGHRRWTTTEPVLPDQRTPPVTAWLPYHSDQPATASSMHRQSPIATGSTNPTLTHMRWHSRAGRDRRPPILIATAPTDTTLPMTSTDSRQPHSHCQPHHQTHTMTPTTTPTTAAATPQPTHLEGGPQQ
- a CDS encoding PadR family transcriptional regulator, encoding MSSPRTNPDTTYSVAELSAIHRDLLWVLARTGPCESHLLHQALTDYYSESINHSQVCDALEALTERDFVTTDGQKKYHLTESARRALSARQAWQAGTLTTTSEGGSE
- a CDS encoding MarR family transcriptional regulator — protein: MIDNMCSMRHSGKWMTSVDDRILEYLHENKPTTPTKMTTKASLPYSRQHVDRRCKKLDEEGLVESLGNGVYMITEDGGAYLEGRLDTESWEYIDRKSNETDSNDTLGDAANKKDR
- a CDS encoding glycosyltransferase family 4 protein codes for the protein MGGAHRWQRLISELPDKMECRVLCPPPAYPYGEFENTHRPIKREEIDGVPVTRLWTLQPKEDSRAHQSNLGRILNYVIFSLFASLYVLVNFWRYDSVVTVSSPHTTFLPGAVAKLLGCAWIVDIFDLWLDNAEDMGYVEEGTIPYRYIWTLEWLAITKSDAITVITETMAQAYVDKFDVSRGKFTLLPFGVDSDLFVPAPKTTDSNRVLYVGNMGDSHALRPFLEAFQQLPERYTLELVGDGKRRNELETFAAELGIADRIQFSGFVDRSEVARRLQNSALSIVPLQQDFQLDYARPNKLLESMAVGTPYVASDIRELRRVSEESNGGVVAPNDPGAVAEAIQMLLEDPERREQMGKDAVSYIDEQHRWPTLGTRVAEVIRKIG
- a CDS encoding nucleotide sugar dehydrogenase — translated: MSSRTISEQASDVDPVDEIVVIGTGFVGLPLALVLAERGKQVYGVDIDENLVEAINDASLKLESGEFHSRLEDETVQANLEASTEPRTGDAFVISVPTPLQEPSKSPDLSYVEAAVESILPYIEGGELINIESTIPPLTCEQHIVPILEDAGLEVGTDVQLAHSPERILPGNVFEEIVTNDRVIGGIDAESAHRAAKIYEPFLEGDIYFTDLVSAELCKLMENTFRDVNVALANEFALIGEDMSVDMNHVIGLANNHPRVDILNPGIGVGGHCLPVDPWFLNEVDPEHTNLITTARRINDKMPDVTAKQIRRAVASYENPKILALGATYKPNTYDQRNSPAQAIVDSLLLDGYDIDHYDRHVDGMGYDDDLRALLERAEPDVVIQLVPHDTTSSEIEEVRSWIDENQIELIRFGDSASTTNPLSE
- a CDS encoding NAD(P)-dependent oxidoreductase yields the protein MATILVTGGLGSVGAPLVDELEARGHDVWVADLPWSEREKYYRCDVGEYRQLARIFEDREFDFVYHLAAEFGRMNGENFYETMWRSNATGTKHMLRLQQEHGFKMIFSSSSEVYGDHDGVMEESVPHEKSIRQLNDYAISKWVNEQQIMNSADRHGTETVRVRLFNTYGPGEKYSEYRSVVAKFCYRALHDEPYHVYEDHHRSFTYVGDTVNTLANIVDNFIAGEVYNIANTEYHGIKELSDLILDYLGKDDEKVEYRGTEEHNTLNKRASVERAERDLDHDPQMSLEEGIPKTIEWMRDYYDVE